Within Pseudodesulfovibrio senegalensis, the genomic segment ACAATTTGGCACGAATATCTCCGGCCGCAAAAATACCGGGCACATTGGTCCGCATCTCCACGTCCGTGACGATTCCGTTGGATTCCATCTCCACCTCGCCGGGAACAAAGTTCACCACAGGTTCGAAGCCGACAAAGATGAAAACTCCATCCACTTCAAGGCTGGATTTCTCTCCGGTCTTGGTGTTGGACAAAGCGAGGGATTCAACGTCTTCCGCCCCCACGATTTCATCAACGACCGTGCTACGCAGGATTTCAATCTTGTCGTTGGTAAAACATTTGTCCTGATAACAGAGCGCACCCCGAAAATCATCGCGCCGATGGATGAGATAGAGCTTCTTGACCAGGCGAGCCAGATACAAGGCTTCCTCAAGGGCCGAATTGCCCCCGCCCACAACAGCGACGGTGCGATCCCTGAAGAAGTTGCCGTCGCAGAGAGCGCAGTACGATACGCCGCGACCCACAAGACGTTGCTCCCCCGGTATGCCGAGGTTGCGATAGCGGGCACCGGTTGCAAGCACAATGCTCTTGGCTCCCACGACCTGATCCCCCACCTCAATCTCATGGACGGGATTGCCCACACGAATCTCGCGGACCTCATCCATGATCTTGTCATGGGGATACAGATCAAGATGGGCAGCGAGCTTGTCGGCAAGCTCGTACCCTTTCAGCGGCTCCGGAAAACCGGGATAATTCTCGATTTCCTCGGTCATCAGGACCTGTCCGCCCGGGGCCATCTTTTCAATCATGAGCACCTTGACCCCGGCCCGCAAAAGATAAAGGGCAGCCGTCATTCCTGCCGGCCCGCCCCCTATGACAACAGCGTCGTATGTATTCATCTTACAGAGCTTTCTTCTCGATCATTTCCTTGATGCTGCTCTTGGACACAGCGCCGGTGCTTTGATCCAAGACCTCTCCGTCCTTAAACAGAATCAGGGTGGGGATGGCACGGATGCCATACTTCCCGGGAGTAGCGGAACTTTCGTCCACATTCATCTTGAGAATCTTCACTTTGCCTTCGTATTCTGCGGAAAGCTCGTCAATGACAGGTCCCATGGCACGACACGGGCCACACCAGGGTGCCCAGAAATCAATCAAGACGGGGATATCGCTATTCAAAACTTCAGCTTCAAAGTTGCTGTCAGTCACTTGCGTAGCCATGCGCATTCTCCTTGTAGCAATAAGATTCGGCGGTTCAAACCGCCACTGCATCCGGTGTTTCGCCCAACAGGACGGTCCGAACGCTTACAATCAACCAAGTTACTAAAAATAGTGTCGCCCATTCATACTGTCAAGGCGAACACCTGCATTTGTCAACCGGCTTTTCGAGTATGCCAGTCCATAGGCACTACCCGTCCTCTCGGCACGGCCTCGAGATTCAGATCATGCTGCAACCCCAATTCGGCCATAAGCCAACCAGAGTAGGCTATCATGGAGGCGTTATCCGTGCAAAGGGCTGGACCGGGCAAAACCAAATCGAGTCCATATCGCTGCGCCAAATCGGCCATGGTTTCACGGATCATGGTGTTTGCTGCGACTCCCCCTGCAACCACCAGGCCCTTCATGTGACCCGTTTTTTTCAATGCCCGCTCCACTTTGATGCGCAACGTATCCGCAACACTCCAGTTGAAGGAAGCGCAAATCCGCGCAACATGCTCACGGGCATCCGGTAAAAGCGCGCCCAAAGC encodes:
- the trxB gene encoding thioredoxin-disulfide reductase, whose amino-acid sequence is MNTYDAVVIGGGPAGMTAALYLLRAGVKVLMIEKMAPGGQVLMTEEIENYPGFPEPLKGYELADKLAAHLDLYPHDKIMDEVREIRVGNPVHEIEVGDQVVGAKSIVLATGARYRNLGIPGEQRLVGRGVSYCALCDGNFFRDRTVAVVGGGNSALEEALYLARLVKKLYLIHRRDDFRGALCYQDKCFTNDKIEILRSTVVDEIVGAEDVESLALSNTKTGEKSSLEVDGVFIFVGFEPVVNFVPGEVEMESNGIVTDVEMRTNVPGIFAAGDIRAKLCRQVATAVGDGATAATSAFAYLEQLSE
- the trxA gene encoding thioredoxin — encoded protein: MATQVTDSNFEAEVLNSDIPVLIDFWAPWCGPCRAMGPVIDELSAEYEGKVKILKMNVDESSATPGKYGIRAIPTLILFKDGEVLDQSTGAVSKSSIKEMIEKKAL